The Serratia rhizosphaerae genome has a segment encoding these proteins:
- the rsfS gene encoding ribosome silencing factor encodes MQGKALQDFVIDKIDDLKGQDIIALNVQGKSSITDCMIICTGTSTRHVMSIADHVVQESRAAGMDLHGMKGQEASDWIVVDLGEVIVHVMQEESRRLYELEKLWS; translated from the coding sequence TTGCAAGGTAAAGCGCTCCAAGACTTCGTTATCGACAAGATCGACGATCTTAAAGGCCAGGATATTATCGCTCTGAACGTTCAGGGTAAATCCAGCATCACCGACTGTATGATCATCTGCACCGGCACATCCACGCGTCACGTGATGTCGATCGCCGACCACGTAGTGCAAGAGTCCCGCGCCGCAGGTATGGATCTGCACGGCATGAAAGGCCAGGAGGCCTCCGACTGGATCGTTGTCGATCTGGGCGAAGTTATCGTGCACGTCATGCAGGAAGAAAGCCGCCGGCTGTATGAACTGGAAAAACTCTGGAGCTAA
- the rlmH gene encoding 23S rRNA (pseudouridine(1915)-N(3))-methyltransferase RlmH, producing the protein MKLQLVAVGTKMPDWVQTGFMDYLHRFPKDMPFELTEVPAGKRGKNADIKRILDKEGEQMLAAVGKGNRIVTLDIPGKPWDTPQLAQQLERWKQDGRNVSLLIGGPEGLAPACKAAAEQSWSLSPLTLPHPLVRVLVAESLYRAWSITTNHPYHRE; encoded by the coding sequence GTGAAATTGCAACTGGTTGCAGTTGGCACCAAAATGCCGGACTGGGTGCAGACCGGCTTTATGGATTATCTGCACCGCTTTCCGAAAGATATGCCGTTTGAACTGACCGAAGTCCCGGCGGGCAAACGCGGCAAAAATGCCGATATCAAACGCATCCTGGACAAGGAAGGCGAACAAATGCTGGCGGCCGTCGGCAAAGGTAATAGAATTGTTACGCTGGATATCCCCGGTAAGCCGTGGGATACGCCGCAGCTGGCGCAGCAGCTGGAACGCTGGAAACAGGACGGCCGCAACGTCAGCCTGCTGATCGGCGGGCCTGAAGGGCTGGCCCCGGCATGCAAAGCCGCGGCGGAGCAGAGCTGGTCGCTCTCACCGCTGACGCTGCCGCATCCGTTAGTGCGCGTTCTGGTGGCGGAAAGCCTGTACCGCGCCTGGAGCATTACCACCAATCATCCTTACCACCGGGAGTAA
- the mrdA gene encoding peptidoglycan DD-transpeptidase MrdA, translating to MKIERNPFRDYSAESALFVRRALVAFLVILVLSCILIANMYNLQIVRFEDYRTRSNENRIKLVPIPPSRGIIYDRNGTPLALNRTIYQLELMPEKVDNLEATLQALRPVVDLTDDDIANFRKERKRSRRFVSIPVKTALTEVQVARFAVNQFRFPGVEVKGYQRRYYPYGSALTHVIGYVSKINDRDVARLNKEEKLANYAATHDIGKLGIERYYEDTLHGKTGYEEVEVNNRGRVIRQLHEQQPSAGQDIYLTLDLNLQRYIEQLLVGSRAAVVVSDPRTGAILAMVSNPSYDPNMFVDGISNKEYQGLLNDPNRPLINRATQGVYPPASTVKPYIAVSALSAGVVTKNTIVFDPGWWQLPGSEKRYRDWKKWGHGRLNVTKALEESADTYFYQVAYDMGIDRLSSWLTKFGYGQYTGVDLSEERSGLMPTREWKLKRYKKPWYQGDTIPVGIGQGYWTATPLQMSKALNILINDGVIKTPHLLHSKKINGSLVPFRQEAQAPIGDIHSGFWEIAKDGMYGVANRANGTARKFFAGTPYKAAAKSGTAQVFGYETYNAHKLAEHLRDHKLMTAFAPYDNPTVSVAIILENGGAGPAVGTITRQILDHILLGDNNTQLPDTPPAAPGSEGD from the coding sequence ATGAAAATAGAACGTAACCCTTTTCGCGACTATTCGGCTGAATCAGCCCTGTTTGTACGCCGCGCCCTAGTGGCGTTTTTGGTCATTCTGGTGCTGAGCTGCATCCTGATTGCCAATATGTATAATTTACAAATTGTCCGCTTTGAGGATTACCGCACCCGCTCTAACGAAAACCGCATCAAACTGGTGCCCATCCCGCCCAGCCGCGGCATTATTTACGATCGCAACGGTACGCCGCTGGCGCTCAACCGCACCATCTATCAGCTTGAGCTGATGCCGGAAAAAGTCGATAACCTGGAGGCCACGCTGCAGGCGCTGCGCCCGGTGGTCGATCTGACCGATGACGATATCGCCAACTTTAGAAAAGAGCGTAAGCGCTCGCGCCGCTTCGTCTCTATCCCGGTGAAAACCGCGCTGACCGAAGTGCAGGTCGCACGCTTTGCCGTCAACCAGTTCCGTTTCCCCGGCGTTGAAGTCAAAGGCTACCAGCGCCGTTACTACCCTTACGGTTCGGCCCTGACCCACGTTATCGGTTATGTATCGAAAATCAACGACCGCGACGTCGCGCGCCTGAACAAAGAAGAAAAGCTGGCCAACTATGCCGCCACCCACGATATCGGCAAGCTGGGCATCGAACGCTATTATGAAGATACGCTGCACGGTAAAACCGGCTATGAAGAGGTCGAGGTCAATAACCGCGGCCGGGTGATCCGCCAGTTGCATGAACAGCAGCCTTCCGCCGGCCAGGATATTTACCTGACGCTGGATCTCAACCTGCAGCGCTATATCGAACAACTGCTGGTCGGCAGCCGCGCCGCCGTGGTGGTCAGCGACCCGCGTACCGGCGCAATTCTGGCGATGGTGTCCAACCCAAGCTACGACCCGAACATGTTTGTCGACGGCATTTCCAATAAAGAGTATCAGGGTTTACTGAATGACCCGAACCGGCCGCTGATCAACCGCGCCACGCAGGGCGTCTATCCGCCGGCTTCGACGGTAAAACCCTATATCGCCGTATCGGCACTGAGCGCCGGCGTCGTCACCAAAAACACCATTGTGTTCGATCCCGGCTGGTGGCAGCTTCCCGGTTCGGAAAAACGCTACCGCGACTGGAAAAAGTGGGGGCACGGCCGTCTGAACGTCACCAAGGCGCTGGAAGAGTCCGCCGATACCTATTTCTATCAGGTGGCTTATGATATGGGCATTGACCGCCTGTCCAGCTGGCTGACAAAATTCGGCTACGGCCAATATACTGGCGTCGATCTGTCCGAAGAGCGCTCCGGCCTGATGCCGACCCGCGAATGGAAACTCAAACGCTATAAAAAACCATGGTATCAGGGCGACACCATCCCGGTAGGCATTGGTCAGGGGTACTGGACCGCAACGCCGCTGCAGATGTCAAAGGCGCTGAATATCCTGATCAACGACGGAGTAATAAAAACGCCGCACCTGCTGCACAGTAAAAAAATAAATGGTTCACTGGTGCCTTTCCGTCAGGAAGCTCAGGCACCAATCGGAGATATCCACTCCGGCTTCTGGGAAATTGCCAAAGACGGTATGTACGGGGTCGCCAATCGCGCCAACGGCACGGCGCGCAAGTTTTTTGCCGGCACCCCCTATAAAGCCGCGGCGAAATCGGGTACCGCACAGGTATTCGGTTACGAAACCTATAACGCCCACAAACTTGCGGAACATCTGCGCGACCATAAGCTGATGACCGCGTTCGCCCCTTATGACAACCCGACGGTGTCGGTGGCGATCATCCTGGAAAACGGCGGCGCCGGCCCGGCGGTCGGCACCATAACCCGCCAGATCCTCGATCATATCCTGCTGGGTGACAACAATACGCAATTACCGGACACGCCGCCGGCGGCGCCCGGCTCAGAAGGTGACTAA
- the mrdB gene encoding peptidoglycan glycosyltransferase MrdB (rod shape-determining protein RodA) produces the protein MTESQKKGSIWTKIHIDPTFLLLILALLVYSAFVMWSASGQDLGMMERKIGQIVMGLIVMAVMAQIPPRVYESWAPYLYIFCVILLILVDAFGQISKGAQRWLDLGFVRFQPSEIAKIAVPLMVARFMNRDVCPPSLKNTGIALVLIFLPTLLVAAQPDLGTSILIAASGLFVLFLSGMSWKLIAIAALLLAAFIPILWFFLMHGYQRDRVMMLLDPESDPLGAGYHIIQSKIAIGSGGLSGKGWLHGTQSQLEFLPERHTDFIFAVLAEELGLVGVLVLLALYLLVIIRGLMIAAKAQTTFGRVMVGGLMLILFVYVFVNIGMVSGILPVVGVPLPLVSYGGSALIVLMAGFGIIMSIHTHRKMLSKSL, from the coding sequence ATGACCGAAAGCCAAAAAAAGGGCTCGATCTGGACCAAGATCCATATAGACCCGACGTTTCTGCTGCTGATTCTCGCCCTGCTGGTGTACAGCGCCTTCGTGATGTGGAGCGCCAGCGGCCAGGATCTCGGCATGATGGAGCGCAAGATCGGCCAAATCGTGATGGGGCTGATCGTGATGGCCGTGATGGCACAAATCCCGCCGCGCGTCTATGAAAGCTGGGCGCCCTATCTGTATATCTTCTGCGTCATCCTGCTGATACTGGTCGACGCCTTCGGCCAGATCAGTAAAGGCGCACAGCGCTGGCTTGATCTGGGCTTTGTGCGTTTTCAGCCGTCGGAAATTGCCAAGATCGCCGTGCCGCTGATGGTGGCGCGCTTTATGAACCGCGACGTCTGCCCGCCGTCGCTGAAAAATACCGGCATTGCGCTGGTGCTGATCTTCCTGCCGACCCTACTGGTCGCCGCACAACCCGATCTGGGCACCTCAATTCTGATCGCCGCATCCGGCCTGTTTGTACTGTTCCTCTCCGGCATGAGCTGGAAGCTGATCGCCATCGCCGCGCTGCTGCTGGCGGCGTTTATTCCAATTTTATGGTTCTTCCTGATGCACGGCTATCAGCGCGACCGCGTGATGATGTTGCTCGATCCGGAAAGCGATCCGCTGGGGGCGGGCTACCACATTATTCAGTCGAAAATCGCTATCGGCTCCGGCGGCCTGTCCGGCAAAGGCTGGCTGCACGGCACCCAGTCGCAGCTTGAGTTCCTGCCGGAGCGCCATACCGACTTTATCTTCGCGGTGCTGGCCGAGGAACTGGGGCTGGTCGGCGTGCTGGTGCTGCTGGCGCTGTACCTGCTGGTGATTATCCGCGGCCTGATGATCGCCGCCAAAGCCCAGACCACCTTCGGCCGGGTGATGGTCGGCGGTCTGATGCTGATTTTGTTCGTTTATGTATTTGTTAACATTGGCATGGTGAGTGGAATTTTACCGGTAGTTGGCGTACCTTTGCCTCTGGTCAGTTACGGCGGATCGGCGCTGATCGTACTTATGGCTGGGTTCGGCATCATCATGTCGATTCACACGCACCGTAAAATGCTGTCTAAGAGTTTATAA
- the rlpA gene encoding endolytic peptidoglycan transglycosylase RlpA, giving the protein MRKEWLWIGAAAVLLSACATTDEQQAPPAAPYNGPVVEISGVEPHYEPYNPGTLQDYKVNGDSYRIVKNPQNFSQTGLASWYGEESSGNRTAIGETFDPYALSAAHPTLPLPSYVRVTNLANGRQLVVRVNDRGPYVKGRIIDLSKAAADRLNLSNNTRVKVDFINVAPDGTLSGPGTVGTTVAKQSYALPARPNLSSGAMGTPVQQDAPGLNNNDVRAIDNSSLTNGQASAEPGSNGGLTGATPDSVQAGSSVAASSSAPVAAAAAATTGAATAASASTAGYVVQVAALSDAARAQAWQQKLSQQFGVPGSVSANGAVHRVQLGPFSDRQQALALQQRLVSEAKQQSFVTAAP; this is encoded by the coding sequence ATGCGTAAGGAATGGCTTTGGATCGGCGCAGCAGCGGTATTACTTTCCGCCTGTGCCACCACTGATGAGCAACAGGCGCCGCCCGCCGCGCCCTATAACGGCCCGGTGGTCGAGATCAGCGGCGTGGAGCCTCATTATGAACCTTATAACCCGGGCACGCTGCAGGATTATAAAGTGAACGGCGACAGCTACCGCATCGTTAAAAACCCGCAGAATTTCTCACAGACCGGGCTGGCAAGCTGGTACGGCGAAGAGTCCAGCGGCAACCGCACCGCCATCGGCGAAACGTTCGATCCCTATGCCCTGAGCGCGGCGCACCCGACGCTGCCGCTCCCAAGCTACGTGCGCGTCACCAACCTGGCCAACGGCCGTCAGCTGGTGGTGCGCGTCAACGATCGCGGCCCTTACGTGAAAGGGCGCATTATCGACCTGTCGAAAGCCGCCGCCGACCGCCTGAATCTGTCGAATAATACGCGGGTGAAAGTTGATTTTATCAACGTCGCTCCGGACGGTACGCTGAGCGGGCCAGGCACCGTCGGCACTACCGTCGCCAAACAGAGCTATGCCCTGCCCGCACGGCCGAATCTGAGCAGCGGCGCCATGGGCACCCCGGTGCAACAAGACGCGCCGGGGCTCAATAACAATGACGTTCGCGCCATTGATAACAGCAGCCTGACCAACGGCCAGGCCAGCGCCGAACCAGGCAGCAACGGTGGTCTGACCGGTGCGACGCCTGACAGCGTCCAGGCCGGCAGTAGCGTCGCAGCGTCCTCGTCAGCACCGGTAGCCGCTGCAGCAGCCGCCACGACCGGCGCAGCAACCGCTGCTTCCGCGTCAACCGCTGGCTATGTTGTTCAGGTCGCCGCGTTAAGCGACGCCGCACGCGCACAGGCATGGCAACAGAAACTCAGCCAACAGTTCGGCGTGCCGGGCAGCGTATCCGCCAACGGCGCCGTACACCGCGTGCAGCTCGGCCCGTTCAGCGATCGCCAGCAGGCGCTGGCGCTACAGCAGCGGCTGGTCTCGGAAGCAAAACAACAGTCATTTGTCACCGCCGCACCTTAA
- the dacA gene encoding D-alanyl-D-alanine carboxypeptidase DacA: MKHVTSFRLIKGIALSTVIAMGAASSAQAEDANLKTMIPGVPQIDAESYILIDYNSGKVLAESNADARRDPASLTKMMTSYVIGQALKAGKIGQDDLVTVGQDAWATGNPVFKGSSLMFLKPGDRVPVSKLTRGINLQSGNDACVAMADYVAGSQDSFVNLMNNYVQQLGLKNTHFKTVHGLDADGQFSSARDMALIGQALIRDVPDEYAIYKEKEFTFNNIRQVNRNGLLWDKSLNVDGIKTGHTNAAGYNLVASATEGQMRLISAVLGGHTYKGRETESKKLLTWGFRFFETVAPLKAGKEFASEPVWFGDADRVELGVDKDVYLTIPRGRMKDLKASYVLNTPEIHAPLTKNQVVGSINFQLDGKTIDQRPLVVLNEVKEGGIFGRLVDYIKLMFHHWFG, encoded by the coding sequence ATGAAACATGTAACCTCTTTTCGCTTAATCAAGGGCATCGCGCTCAGCACCGTTATCGCCATGGGCGCCGCCAGCAGCGCGCAGGCCGAAGACGCTAATCTTAAAACCATGATCCCGGGTGTTCCGCAAATTGACGCGGAATCTTACATCCTGATTGATTACAACTCCGGTAAGGTTCTGGCGGAATCCAATGCGGATGCGCGTCGCGACCCAGCCAGCCTGACTAAAATGATGACCAGCTACGTCATCGGCCAGGCGCTGAAAGCCGGTAAGATCGGCCAGGACGATCTGGTCACCGTCGGGCAAGACGCCTGGGCGACCGGCAACCCGGTGTTCAAAGGCTCTTCACTGATGTTCCTGAAGCCGGGCGATCGCGTACCGGTCTCCAAACTGACGCGCGGCATCAATCTGCAGTCCGGTAACGACGCCTGCGTGGCGATGGCCGACTACGTGGCGGGCAGCCAGGATTCGTTCGTCAATCTGATGAACAACTACGTCCAGCAACTGGGCCTGAAAAACACCCACTTCAAGACCGTACACGGTCTGGATGCCGACGGGCAGTTCAGCTCCGCGCGCGATATGGCGCTGATCGGCCAGGCGCTGATCCGCGACGTGCCGGACGAGTACGCCATCTATAAAGAAAAAGAGTTCACCTTTAATAACATCCGCCAGGTCAACCGTAACGGCCTGCTGTGGGATAAAAGCCTGAACGTCGACGGCATCAAAACCGGCCACACCAACGCCGCAGGCTACAACCTGGTGGCCTCCGCCACCGAAGGCCAGATGCGTCTGATCTCCGCCGTGCTGGGCGGTCACACCTATAAAGGCCGTGAAACCGAAAGTAAAAAGCTGCTGACCTGGGGCTTCCGCTTCTTTGAAACTGTCGCACCGCTGAAGGCAGGTAAAGAGTTCGCCTCTGAGCCGGTATGGTTCGGCGACGCCGACCGCGTTGAGCTGGGCGTCGACAAAGACGTTTACCTGACCATTCCGCGCGGCCGGATGAAAGATCTGAAAGCCAGCTACGTGCTCAACACGCCGGAAATCCACGCGCCGCTGACCAAAAATCAGGTCGTCGGCAGCATCAACTTCCAGTTGGACGGTAAAACCATCGACCAGCGTCCGCTGGTGGTGCTGAATGAAGTGAAAGAAGGCGGCATCTTCGGTCGTCTGGTGGACTACATCAAGCTGATGTTCCATCACTGGTTCGGCTAA
- the ybeD gene encoding DUF493 family protein YbeD — MQKTKLNELLEFPCSFTYKVMGLAQPELVDQVVEVVQRHAPGDYNPQIKPSSKGNYHSVSITINATHIDQVEKLYEELGNIEIVRMVL, encoded by the coding sequence ATGCAAAAAACGAAACTGAACGAACTGCTCGAATTCCCTTGCTCATTTACTTACAAGGTGATGGGGCTGGCACAGCCTGAGCTGGTTGACCAGGTAGTTGAAGTGGTGCAGCGCCACGCGCCCGGTGATTATAATCCGCAGATTAAACCGAGCAGCAAAGGTAACTACCACTCCGTCTCCATTACCATCAACGCCACCCATATCGACCAGGTGGAGAAGCTGTATGAAGAGCTGGGCAACATTGAAATTGTCCGTATGGTGCTGTAA
- the lipB gene encoding lipoyl(octanoyl) transferase LipB codes for MPVQHDKIIVRQLGLQPYEPVSQAMHNFTDRRSENTTDELWLVQHSPVFTQGQAGKAEHVLMPGDIPVIQSDRGGQVTYHGPGQQVMYVMVDLKRNKIGVRQLVSTIEDTVVQTLTHFHIDSRARPDAPGVYVGDQKICSLGLRIRKGSSFHGLALNVAMDLGPFQRINPCGYAGMQMTQVSALAPAVSLEDVAPVLVQEFVRLLGYQQVETGSWTLDDYL; via the coding sequence ATGCCCGTGCAACACGATAAGATCATAGTCCGTCAGCTGGGGCTACAGCCCTATGAGCCAGTCTCTCAGGCCATGCACAACTTCACCGATCGCCGCAGCGAAAACACCACGGACGAACTGTGGCTGGTACAGCACTCCCCGGTATTCACCCAAGGCCAGGCCGGCAAAGCGGAACACGTGCTGATGCCCGGCGATATCCCGGTCATTCAAAGCGATCGCGGCGGCCAGGTCACCTATCATGGCCCCGGCCAGCAGGTGATGTACGTGATGGTCGATCTCAAGCGCAATAAAATTGGCGTGCGCCAACTGGTCAGCACGATTGAAGACACCGTCGTCCAGACCCTCACCCACTTTCATATTGATTCACGCGCGCGCCCTGACGCGCCCGGCGTATACGTCGGCGACCAGAAAATCTGCTCGCTGGGGTTGCGCATCCGCAAAGGCAGCTCCTTCCACGGTCTGGCGCTCAATGTGGCAATGGATCTTGGCCCGTTCCAGCGCATCAACCCCTGCGGTTACGCCGGCATGCAGATGACCCAGGTCAGCGCGCTGGCACCCGCTGTGTCACTGGAGGACGTGGCGCCGGTTCTGGTACAGGAGTTTGTTCGCCTGCTCGGCTATCAGCAGGTTGAAACGGGCAGTTGGACTTTAGATGATTATCTGTAG
- the lipA gene encoding lipoyl synthase yields MSKPIQMERGVKYRDADKMALIPVKTVVTERQELLRKPEWMKIKLPADSTRIQGIKAAMRKNGLHSVCEEASCPNLSECFNHGTATFMILGAICTRRCPFCDVAHGRPVAPDANEPEKLAQTIADMALRYVVITSVDRDDLRDGGAQHFADCISAIRAKNPDIKIETLVPDFRGRMDRALDILTATPPDVFNHNLENVPRVYRQVRPGANYEWSLKLLERFKEAHPDIPTKSGLMVGLGETNAEIIEVMRDLRRHGVTMLTLGQYLQPSRHHLPVQRYVSPAEFEEMKEEALAMGFTHAACGPFVRSSYHADLQAKGMEVK; encoded by the coding sequence ATGAGTAAACCAATTCAGATGGAACGCGGCGTCAAATACCGCGATGCAGACAAAATGGCGCTGATCCCGGTCAAAACGGTGGTCACCGAACGGCAGGAGCTGTTACGTAAACCCGAGTGGATGAAAATCAAACTGCCCGCCGACTCAACGCGGATTCAGGGCATCAAAGCCGCAATGCGTAAGAATGGTCTGCATTCGGTCTGTGAAGAAGCCTCCTGCCCTAACCTGTCTGAATGTTTTAACCACGGTACCGCCACCTTTATGATCCTCGGCGCTATCTGTACCCGTCGCTGCCCGTTCTGCGACGTAGCTCATGGCCGTCCTGTTGCACCCGACGCCAACGAACCGGAAAAACTGGCGCAAACCATCGCCGATATGGCGCTGCGCTATGTGGTGATCACCTCCGTTGACCGCGACGATCTGCGCGACGGCGGCGCCCAGCACTTTGCCGACTGTATCAGCGCCATTCGCGCCAAAAATCCGGACATCAAAATCGAAACCCTGGTGCCGGACTTCCGCGGCCGCATGGATCGCGCGCTGGATATCCTGACGGCGACGCCGCCGGACGTTTTCAATCACAATCTGGAAAACGTGCCGCGTGTTTACCGCCAGGTGCGCCCGGGCGCCAACTATGAGTGGTCACTGAAGCTGCTGGAGCGCTTTAAAGAAGCGCACCCGGATATTCCGACCAAGTCGGGCCTGATGGTCGGGCTGGGAGAAACCAACGCAGAAATCATTGAAGTGATGCGCGATTTGCGCCGTCACGGCGTCACCATGCTGACGCTGGGCCAATACCTGCAGCCAAGCCGCCACCACCTGCCGGTACAGCGCTACGTCAGCCCGGCGGAGTTTGAAGAGATGAAAGAAGAAGCGCTGGCGATGGGCTTTACCCATGCGGCGTGCGGTCCGTTTGTCCGCTCTTCTTATCACGCCGATCTGCAGGCGAAAGGTATGGAAGTCAAATAA
- the tatA gene encoding Sec-independent protein translocase subunit TatA, translating into MEGISITKLLVIAVLIVLLFGTSKLRTLGADLGAALKGFKKAVGDDTPPVQNTADSSAAGQQNVEKKDV; encoded by the coding sequence ATGGAAGGAATCAGTATTACCAAACTGTTGGTGATTGCGGTGTTGATCGTCTTATTGTTCGGTACCAGCAAACTGCGTACGCTGGGCGCTGACTTGGGCGCGGCGCTGAAGGGCTTTAAAAAAGCGGTGGGTGACGATACCCCGCCGGTGCAGAATACGGCGGACAGTAGCGCCGCAGGCCAGCAGAATGTCGAGAAGAAAGACGTCTGA
- the crcB gene encoding fluoride efflux transporter CrcB — MLNSLLAVFIGGGLGSVLRWSISLRLNPLHAAIPLGTLTVNLLGGFIIGLAMALMARASAIDPTWRLLLTTGFCGGLTTFSTFSLEVVSLLQDGRFLWALTNAMLNLAGSLLMTLLAYLLVAWITGQ, encoded by the coding sequence ATGTTGAATTCTTTACTGGCCGTATTTATCGGCGGCGGCTTAGGCAGCGTACTGCGCTGGAGCATCAGTCTGCGGCTCAATCCGCTGCACGCTGCAATTCCGCTGGGCACCCTGACCGTCAACCTGCTGGGTGGCTTTATTATCGGCCTGGCGATGGCGCTGATGGCCCGCGCCAGCGCTATCGATCCCACCTGGCGCCTGCTGCTGACGACCGGTTTCTGCGGCGGCCTGACCACCTTTTCCACCTTCTCGCTGGAAGTGGTATCCCTGCTGCAGGACGGGCGTTTTTTGTGGGCGCTGACCAACGCCATGCTGAACCTGGCCGGCTCGCTGCTGATGACCCTGTTGGCGTACCTGCTGGTCGCCTGGATCACCGGGCAGTAA
- a CDS encoding TetR/AcrR family transcriptional regulator produces MSSPAESRQAKAELRRNQIVAAAKVCFRQYGFHAASMAEIAQRSALSVGQIYRYFVNKDAIIAEIVDRIINDKMRRLEDLSDHINLIAGTLATRTLYQLPGQNEDDHLLMLEVTAEATRNPAVAAMLSDAEARLFRHVCRNLQQLYPSFSDEEIAARVEFIAVLSEGTGYRLLTTQKADPKLLEGLYQQAISHLFRESATPNE; encoded by the coding sequence ATGTCATCCCCAGCAGAAAGCAGGCAGGCGAAAGCCGAACTGCGCCGCAACCAAATCGTCGCAGCCGCGAAAGTCTGCTTTCGTCAATATGGCTTTCATGCCGCCAGCATGGCGGAGATCGCCCAGCGTTCAGCCTTGAGCGTCGGGCAGATTTACCGCTACTTCGTCAATAAAGACGCCATTATCGCCGAAATTGTTGACCGCATTATTAACGATAAAATGCGGCGTCTTGAGGATCTCAGCGACCACATCAACCTGATTGCCGGTACGCTCGCCACGCGGACTCTGTATCAATTACCGGGACAAAACGAAGACGACCACCTGCTGATGCTGGAAGTGACCGCCGAAGCCACGCGCAACCCGGCGGTGGCCGCCATGCTGAGCGATGCCGAAGCGCGCCTGTTCCGTCACGTCTGCCGCAATCTGCAACAGCTCTATCCGTCGTTCAGCGACGAAGAAATCGCCGCGCGCGTCGAATTTATCGCCGTGCTCAGCGAAGGCACCGGTTACCGCCTGCTTACCACGCAAAAAGCCGACCCCAAACTGCTGGAAGGTTTATACCAGCAGGCTATCTCCCATCTGTTCCGTGAGTCCGCTACACCTAATGAGTAA
- a CDS encoding Bcr/CflA family efflux MFS transporter: MSKQHARQRLVYAAVLGLLAALGPLCIDLYLPALPEMTAELNTSTATAQLSLTAGLLGLGLGQLIFGPYSDKLGRIRPLLLSLLILLAASLWCALATSIDQLLIARLLQGLAGSGGAVISRAIARDMYSGHELTRFFALLMLVNGLAPIVAPVLGGALLKFMDWRGIFDALALIALLLFTLSLLKLSESLPQERRSQGGVLSMLRSLGGLLRQRQFMGLCLTQGFVMAGMFAYIGASPFVLQQIYGLSPQMFSLCFAMNGIGLVISAQTAARLSRRFGELRVLKCGLTLAAVASLLLLLAGWLHAPLPLLLAPLFFAIAAVGSVGPTASSLAMQSQGDKAGSASALIGVCMFALGACSVPLTGLGGTSSVSMALTIFGCYFIAIMLFTLLVPKAPR, from the coding sequence ATGAGTAAACAACACGCCCGCCAACGATTAGTCTATGCCGCCGTACTTGGCCTTCTGGCCGCACTGGGGCCATTGTGCATCGACCTTTACCTGCCGGCGCTGCCGGAAATGACCGCCGAGCTCAACACCTCAACCGCCACGGCGCAGCTGAGCCTGACCGCCGGCCTGCTGGGGCTTGGCCTCGGCCAGCTGATCTTCGGCCCTTACAGTGACAAGCTGGGACGTATCCGTCCCTTACTGCTGTCGCTGCTAATTTTACTGGCAGCCTCGCTGTGGTGCGCCTTGGCCACCAGTATCGACCAACTGTTGATCGCCCGTCTACTGCAAGGGCTGGCCGGTTCCGGCGGCGCCGTAATCTCCCGCGCCATCGCCCGTGATATGTATTCAGGCCATGAGTTAACGCGCTTTTTCGCGCTGCTGATGCTGGTGAACGGTCTGGCGCCAATCGTCGCGCCGGTGCTGGGCGGCGCGCTGTTGAAGTTTATGGACTGGCGCGGCATTTTTGATGCGCTGGCGCTGATCGCCCTGCTGCTTTTCACCCTGTCGCTGCTGAAACTCAGCGAGTCTCTGCCGCAGGAGCGGCGCAGTCAGGGCGGCGTGCTGTCGATGTTGCGATCGCTGGGGGGCTTGCTGCGCCAACGGCAGTTTATGGGGCTGTGCCTGACGCAGGGATTCGTGATGGCCGGGATGTTTGCTTATATCGGCGCTTCGCCTTTTGTTCTGCAGCAGATCTACGGCCTCAGCCCGCAGATGTTCAGCCTGTGTTTTGCGATGAACGGCATCGGGCTGGTGATTTCCGCCCAGACGGCAGCGCGTCTGAGCCGACGCTTCGGTGAACTGCGGGTTCTAAAGTGCGGGCTGACGCTGGCGGCGGTCGCTTCGCTGCTGCTGCTGCTAGCCGGCTGGCTGCATGCGCCGCTACCGCTGTTGCTGGCGCCGCTGTTCTTCGCCATTGCTGCTGTCGGCAGCGTCGGCCCGACGGCTTCCTCGCTGGCGATGCAAAGCCAGGGTGATAAAGCCGGCAGCGCTTCCGCCCTGATTGGCGTATGTATGTTCGCACTCGGCGCCTGCAGCGTTCCGCTCACCGGGTTGGGCGGCACCTCCAGCGTATCGATGGCACTGACGATTTTCGGCTGCTATTTCATCGCCATCATGCTGTTTACCCTGCTGGTGCCCAAGGCCCCACGCTGA